The Bryobacteraceae bacterium genome includes a window with the following:
- the purS gene encoding phosphoribosylformylglycinamidine synthase subunit PurS produces MKALVYVTLKKTVLDPQGATIARALQGMGHPEITDVRQGKFFEIELEGVSAGEARPLLEKIAEDVLSNPVIEEFRVELLKD; encoded by the coding sequence ATGAAGGCCCTCGTCTACGTCACCCTGAAGAAAACGGTTCTGGACCCGCAGGGGGCCACGATCGCCCGCGCCCTGCAGGGCATGGGCCACCCGGAGATCACCGATGTCCGGCAGGGGAAGTTCTTCGAAATCGAACTCGAAGGCGTCTCCGCCGGCGAGGCCCGGCCTCTGCTGGAGAAGATCGCCGAGGATGTCCTGTCCAATCCCGTGATCGAAGAGTTCCGCGTCGAGCTGCTGAAGGACTGA